A window of the Bdellovibrio sp. ZAP7 genome harbors these coding sequences:
- a CDS encoding DUF2203 domain-containing protein: MIEINRKKFFTIEEARQLLPIIYRLTDEANREVKVHVNRIEAYSDKTHPSVVVIEEQINVIIDRWQAKIEKLGAEPKGLWMADFDSGEGYFCWKYPETHVGHFHGYHDGFSGRKPIDN; this comes from the coding sequence GTGATTGAGATCAATCGCAAGAAATTCTTCACAATTGAAGAAGCACGTCAGTTGCTACCGATCATCTATCGGTTGACTGATGAGGCCAATCGCGAAGTGAAGGTTCATGTGAACAGGATCGAAGCGTATTCCGATAAAACTCACCCTTCTGTTGTTGTTATCGAAGAGCAAATCAACGTCATTATTGATCGCTGGCAGGCCAAGATTGAAAAATTAGGCGCAGAACCTAAGGGTCTATGGATGGCTGATTTTGACAGCGGCGAGGGCTATTTCTGTTGGAAATACCCTGAAACCCATGTTGGTCACTTCCATGGTTACCACGATGGCTTCTCGGGCCGAAAACCAATCGACAATTAA
- a CDS encoding PolC-type DNA polymerase III, which translates to MRFVAFDFETTGTVPGVDQIIEIGAVRFINGEPEAVFATLVDPLRPIAPGASKVNGIYDNMVKGKPTIDTLLDSLADFCGDDILVAHNAPFDAQFLTADVKKYESKAPRGIVLDSLPIARKVFPGLPNYKLGTLVQHLKIPTTDFHRAEEDATYLGHMFTQMLKRISVGGQAPQVANLVALTGKPELRFPQIVRQPKQMDFFGV; encoded by the coding sequence ATGAGATTTGTAGCTTTTGACTTTGAAACAACTGGAACTGTACCTGGCGTAGACCAAATTATTGAAATTGGGGCTGTCCGCTTCATTAACGGTGAACCAGAGGCTGTATTTGCGACTCTTGTTGATCCACTTCGCCCGATTGCTCCTGGTGCCTCAAAAGTAAATGGTATTTACGACAATATGGTTAAAGGAAAACCAACTATCGACACGTTGTTGGACTCTTTGGCTGACTTTTGCGGTGATGACATCCTGGTTGCGCACAATGCTCCTTTCGATGCTCAATTCCTGACTGCAGACGTAAAGAAATACGAATCAAAAGCGCCACGCGGGATCGTCTTAGACTCCTTGCCAATCGCTCGTAAAGTATTCCCGGGTCTTCCAAACTACAAATTGGGGACTTTGGTTCAACACTTGAAAATTCCAACAACTGATTTCCATAGAGCTGAAGAAGATGCGACTTACTTAGGTCACATGTTCACTCAAATGCTGAAAAGAATTTCTGTGGGCGGACAAGCACCTCAAGTTGCTAACTTGGTGGCTTTGACTGGTAAACCTGAATTGCGTTTCCCACAAATCGTGCGCCAACCGAAACAAATGGATTTCTTCGGCGTTTAA
- a CDS encoding NAD+ synthase, with protein MRIALAQINPTLADFKTNKEKILEYIHQAQQRKCEMVVFPECSLFGYHPFDLLEREQIVKRQETEMRDLLKKIPKNIAVIFGVITRNPDKKGRPYFNSAVFAVKGQKPRFFHKQLLPTGDVFDEARFIEPGDMSKNYFTWKGKKFFLTICEDIWAWPDAKGHSAYRVNPLAKVKKQKVDMVVNLSASPYFVDKMKQREYVTRKTAEYFNAPILYANMVGAQDEIIFDGASFVLDKKGKKLMTCLPFEEDLNVIDLDTKEVWSKNPKIQSVEELRRALVLGIRDFCAKTGMKKVHLGSSGGIDSAVAAALAVDAMGPANVTTLALPGPYNASMSLTLAETLAKNLGVEFKVVEIAPMYEQVVKGLEKGIGLSGFSVVNENLQARLRGLTLMAYSNQNNSMLLTTGNKSEYASGYSTLYGDMCGGLAPLGDLTKQQVYALAKHYNKEGEVIPETIITRPPSAELRPNQKDQDSLPEYDDLDKSVVSLVEQFKEPKTAADKWLYPVLMRTEFKRWQAAPILKVSPHAFGRGRRYPIAHKA; from the coding sequence ATGAGAATAGCTCTGGCGCAAATCAATCCCACTCTTGCTGATTTTAAAACCAATAAAGAAAAGATTTTGGAATATATCCACCAGGCGCAACAACGTAAGTGCGAAATGGTGGTATTTCCGGAATGTTCACTATTTGGTTACCATCCTTTTGATTTATTAGAGCGCGAACAAATCGTTAAAAGACAAGAAACCGAAATGAGGGATTTACTGAAAAAAATTCCCAAAAACATCGCGGTCATTTTCGGAGTCATCACGCGCAATCCAGATAAAAAGGGTCGTCCCTATTTCAACTCTGCTGTTTTTGCAGTGAAGGGTCAAAAGCCACGCTTTTTCCACAAACAGCTTTTGCCGACGGGCGATGTTTTTGATGAAGCTCGCTTTATCGAACCTGGCGATATGTCGAAAAACTATTTCACCTGGAAGGGTAAGAAATTTTTCCTGACAATCTGTGAAGATATCTGGGCTTGGCCGGATGCCAAGGGTCACTCTGCTTACAGAGTGAATCCGCTTGCGAAAGTTAAGAAACAGAAAGTCGACATGGTCGTAAATCTAAGTGCCTCACCATATTTCGTGGATAAAATGAAGCAGCGTGAATACGTGACCCGTAAAACGGCAGAATATTTCAATGCACCGATTTTATATGCGAACATGGTCGGTGCGCAGGATGAAATCATTTTTGATGGCGCAAGTTTTGTGCTGGATAAAAAAGGCAAAAAGCTAATGACCTGCCTTCCTTTCGAGGAAGACTTAAACGTTATTGATCTCGACACCAAAGAAGTGTGGAGCAAGAATCCAAAAATCCAAAGTGTCGAAGAACTTCGTCGCGCCCTGGTTTTGGGTATTCGTGATTTCTGCGCAAAAACAGGAATGAAGAAAGTCCATTTGGGTTCCAGTGGCGGTATTGATTCCGCCGTCGCAGCAGCTCTGGCAGTGGATGCGATGGGTCCGGCCAATGTGACGACCCTGGCTTTGCCAGGCCCTTACAATGCTTCGATGAGTTTAACGTTGGCTGAAACATTGGCGAAAAATCTTGGGGTGGAATTCAAGGTTGTCGAAATTGCACCCATGTATGAACAAGTGGTGAAGGGTTTGGAAAAAGGCATCGGCCTTTCCGGCTTTAGTGTTGTAAACGAAAATCTGCAGGCTCGTCTGCGTGGCCTGACACTGATGGCGTATTCAAATCAAAACAACAGCATGCTTCTTACAACGGGAAATAAGAGTGAATACGCTTCAGGCTATTCAACTCTTTATGGAGACATGTGCGGTGGCTTGGCGCCACTGGGTGACCTGACGAAACAACAAGTCTATGCGCTAGCAAAACATTATAACAAAGAAGGCGAAGTGATTCCGGAAACGATCATCACTCGTCCACCATCAGCAGAGCTTCGCCCGAACCAAAAAGATCAGGATTCTTTGCCTGAGTACGACGATTTGGATAAATCGGTGGTGTCTTTGGTTGAGCAATTTAAAGAACCAAAAACGGCTGCAGATAAATGGTTGTATCCCGTGTTGATGCGAACTGAATTTAAACGTTGGCAGGCGGCGCCGATTCTAAAAGTGTCTCCGCATGCGTTTGGACGGGGACGCCGCTATCCGATTGCCCACAAAGCTTAA